Proteins from a single region of Anthonomus grandis grandis chromosome 10, icAntGran1.3, whole genome shotgun sequence:
- the LOC126741375 gene encoding protein atonal-like, giving the protein MENPEHYSAYLYFPTGTTGTEMVPQDCWGASPSSSYESFSDEGFSQTAGGSPEGKSTSRGRVSPQVLRRRRLAANARERRRMQNLNQAFDRLRTFLPQLGQDRQLSKFETLQMAQTYIAALYDLLDHTPNGSR; this is encoded by the coding sequence atggaaaatcCCGAGCATTATTCTGCGTACCTGTACTTCCCCACGGGCACCACCGGCACCGAAATGGTACCGCAGGACTGCTGGGGCGCCTCGCCCTCCTCGAGTTACGAGAGTTTCAGCGACGAGGGATTCTCGCAGACCGCGGGGGGCAGCCCCGAAGGGAAATCGACCTCCAGGGGGCGAGTTTCGCCCCAAGTGTTGAGGAGGAGGCGGTTGGCGGCGAACGCGAGGGAGCGCCGAAGGATGCAGAACCTGAACCAGGCCTTCGATCGGCTCAGAACGTTTTTACCGCAACTGGGCCAGGACCGACAGCTCAGCAAGTTCGAGACCCTACAGATGGCTCAGACTTACATTGCCGCCCTCTATGACTTGCTGGATCATACGCCGAATGGCTCAAGATAA
- the LOC126741009 gene encoding serine/arginine repetitive matrix protein 1 isoform X2, translating into MDANAPPTRITDPSLPAGRRREIDNIMKKARAQNSPTSSAIWEKKLLEVEAKDSNRWRHSGYKSMYLDGGSTSRSRSRSRSFSSTRRGGGGGGGSPSPPPPHRRGAGRSPRGRSPRSPPPRAARSPRSPPPRGRSPRSPPPARRAALSPPSGYRGRPRTPPSPRSKRCGRRSASASSMSSCSDDSCSVCSPKHRPGGRSRSRSYSPPPRPSGSNSGGRGKQGGAPPKPSSSRPRPPSPASPPPPRRMPRPMTPPVAKRMPMPRPGGGGASDDRPTDPRTRPPPPRPQVPVKKQTEKGGQATKPPMLARIKKEGAPRKKTRPGSPGNESSGSEDSGVSSAVPIVATTAMTLSERFGKIAQWSADRERRDIENMRITKTGSNMKVMVEEDEFLYGTPPRRYSISPVPQGHYPDELLSAGQSRLAAWDDVRVRYQYYKDLGYLRDLSLDDYVKWEEWWYKYQDWLANERHYEHWLATHSGGGGGGGGGGRRRKKRIPASQRLGN; encoded by the exons ATGGATGCTAATGCTCCACCGACTAGGATTACAG accCGAGCCTACCAGCAGGAAGGAGACGAGAGATTGACAACATAATGAAAAAGGCACGAGCACAAAACTCCCCCACTTCAAGCGCCATTTGGGAAAAGAAGTTATTAGAAGTAGAAGCGAAGGATTCCAACAG ATGGCGCCATTCCGGCTACAAATCGATGTACCTAGACGGGGGCTCGACCTCTCGTTCGCGGTCCCGGTCGCGCTCCTTCTCGTCGACGCGTCGGGGCGGCGGAGGCGGGGGAGGATCGCCCTCGCCGCCGCCCCCTCATCGGAGGGGCGCGGGCCGCTCGCCTCGCGGTCGTTCTCCCCGCTCGCCGCCCCCGAGGGCGGCGCGTTCGCCGCGCAGCCCTCCGCCCAGAGGTCGGAGCCCCAGGTCGCCGCCCCCTGCCAGAAGGGCGGCCCTATCGCCGCCTAGTGGGTACCGGGGACGTCCTCGAACGCCGCCCTCGCCTAGAAGTAAACG ATGTGGGAGACGTTCGGCCTCGGCGAGCAGCATGAGCAGCTGCTCGGACGATTCTTGCAGCGTATGCTCCCCAAAACACCGACCGGGCGGTCGCTCCAG GTCTCGCAGTTACTCACCACCGCCGCGCCCGTCCGGTTCGAATAGCGGAGGACGTGGCAAACAGGGCGGTGCGCCCCCGAAACCGTCGTCGTCCAGGCCACGCCCGCCCAGTCCAGCGTCGCCGCCGCCGCCTCGACGCATGCCCCGTCCCATGACGCCGCCGGTGGCCAAGAGGATGCCGATGCCGCGCCCGGGGGGCGGTGGGGCGTCCGACGACCGCCCGACCGATCCGAGGACGAGGCCGCCGCCCCCGAGGCCCCAGGTGCCGGTCAAGAAGCAGACGGAGAAGGGCGGACAAGCGACGAAACCG ccgATGTTAGCGAGGATTAAAAAAGAGGGCGCGCCCCGGAAAAAGACGCGCCCCGGCTCACCCGGAAACGAGTCCTCCGGATCGGAGGACAGCGGAGTCTCGTCCGCCGTTCCCATAGTAGCCACCACCGCCATGACCTTATCCGAAAG GTTTGGGAAAATCGCTCAATGGTCGGCCGATAGGGAGCGCAGGGACATCGAGAACATGCGCATCACGAAAACCGGTAGCAACATGAAAGTGATGGTGGAGGAGGACGAGTTTCTTTATGGCACCCCGCCCAGAAGATACAG catTTCGCCGGTACCGCAAGGTCACTATCCGGACGAACTGTTATCAGCGGGACAATCGCGACTCGCCGCCTGGGACGACGTCAGAGTGCGCTACCAGTACTATAAAGATCTCG GTTATCTACGTGACCTGTCATTGGACGATTACGTGAAATGGGAGGAGTGGTGGTACAAGTATCAGGATTGGTTGGCGAACGAGAGACATTACGAGCATTGGCTGGCGACCCATAGTGGTGGGGGCGGAGGCGGCGGCGGGGGCGgcagaagaagaaaaaagagaaTCCCCGCCAGTCAGAGATTGGGCAACTGA
- the LOC126741009 gene encoding serine/arginine repetitive matrix protein 1 isoform X3, which produces MKKARAQNSPTSSAIWEKKLLEVEAKDSNRWRHSGYKSMYLDGGSTSRSRSRSRSFSSTRRGGGGGGGSPSPPPPHRRGAGRSPRGRSPRSPPPRAARSPRSPPPRGRSPRSPPPARRAALSPPSGYRGRPRTPPSPRSKRCGRRSASASSMSSCSDDSCSVCSPKHRPGGRSRSRSYSPPPRPSGSNSGGRGKQGGAPPKPSSSRPRPPSPASPPPPRRMPRPMTPPVAKRMPMPRPGGGGASDDRPTDPRTRPPPPRPQVPVKKQTEKGGQATKPPMLARIKKEGAPRKKTRPGSPGNESSGSEDSGVSSAVPIVATTAMTLSERFGKIAQWSADRERRDIENMRITKTGSNMKVMVEEDEFLYGTPPRRYSISPVPQGHYPDELLSAGQSRLAAWDDVRVRYQYYKDLGYLRDLSLDDYVKWEEWWYKYQDWLANERHYEHWLATHSGGGGGGGGGGRRRKKRIPASQRLGN; this is translated from the exons ATGAAAAAGGCACGAGCACAAAACTCCCCCACTTCAAGCGCCATTTGGGAAAAGAAGTTATTAGAAGTAGAAGCGAAGGATTCCAACAG ATGGCGCCATTCCGGCTACAAATCGATGTACCTAGACGGGGGCTCGACCTCTCGTTCGCGGTCCCGGTCGCGCTCCTTCTCGTCGACGCGTCGGGGCGGCGGAGGCGGGGGAGGATCGCCCTCGCCGCCGCCCCCTCATCGGAGGGGCGCGGGCCGCTCGCCTCGCGGTCGTTCTCCCCGCTCGCCGCCCCCGAGGGCGGCGCGTTCGCCGCGCAGCCCTCCGCCCAGAGGTCGGAGCCCCAGGTCGCCGCCCCCTGCCAGAAGGGCGGCCCTATCGCCGCCTAGTGGGTACCGGGGACGTCCTCGAACGCCGCCCTCGCCTAGAAGTAAACG ATGTGGGAGACGTTCGGCCTCGGCGAGCAGCATGAGCAGCTGCTCGGACGATTCTTGCAGCGTATGCTCCCCAAAACACCGACCGGGCGGTCGCTCCAG GTCTCGCAGTTACTCACCACCGCCGCGCCCGTCCGGTTCGAATAGCGGAGGACGTGGCAAACAGGGCGGTGCGCCCCCGAAACCGTCGTCGTCCAGGCCACGCCCGCCCAGTCCAGCGTCGCCGCCGCCGCCTCGACGCATGCCCCGTCCCATGACGCCGCCGGTGGCCAAGAGGATGCCGATGCCGCGCCCGGGGGGCGGTGGGGCGTCCGACGACCGCCCGACCGATCCGAGGACGAGGCCGCCGCCCCCGAGGCCCCAGGTGCCGGTCAAGAAGCAGACGGAGAAGGGCGGACAAGCGACGAAACCG ccgATGTTAGCGAGGATTAAAAAAGAGGGCGCGCCCCGGAAAAAGACGCGCCCCGGCTCACCCGGAAACGAGTCCTCCGGATCGGAGGACAGCGGAGTCTCGTCCGCCGTTCCCATAGTAGCCACCACCGCCATGACCTTATCCGAAAG GTTTGGGAAAATCGCTCAATGGTCGGCCGATAGGGAGCGCAGGGACATCGAGAACATGCGCATCACGAAAACCGGTAGCAACATGAAAGTGATGGTGGAGGAGGACGAGTTTCTTTATGGCACCCCGCCCAGAAGATACAG catTTCGCCGGTACCGCAAGGTCACTATCCGGACGAACTGTTATCAGCGGGACAATCGCGACTCGCCGCCTGGGACGACGTCAGAGTGCGCTACCAGTACTATAAAGATCTCG GTTATCTACGTGACCTGTCATTGGACGATTACGTGAAATGGGAGGAGTGGTGGTACAAGTATCAGGATTGGTTGGCGAACGAGAGACATTACGAGCATTGGCTGGCGACCCATAGTGGTGGGGGCGGAGGCGGCGGCGGGGGCGgcagaagaagaaaaaagagaaTCCCCGCCAGTCAGAGATTGGGCAACTGA
- the LOC126741009 gene encoding serine/arginine repetitive matrix protein 1 isoform X1 produces MSSRRRSRSRERKAIATKLRMDANAPPTRITDPSLPAGRRREIDNIMKKARAQNSPTSSAIWEKKLLEVEAKDSNRWRHSGYKSMYLDGGSTSRSRSRSRSFSSTRRGGGGGGGSPSPPPPHRRGAGRSPRGRSPRSPPPRAARSPRSPPPRGRSPRSPPPARRAALSPPSGYRGRPRTPPSPRSKRCGRRSASASSMSSCSDDSCSVCSPKHRPGGRSRSRSYSPPPRPSGSNSGGRGKQGGAPPKPSSSRPRPPSPASPPPPRRMPRPMTPPVAKRMPMPRPGGGGASDDRPTDPRTRPPPPRPQVPVKKQTEKGGQATKPPMLARIKKEGAPRKKTRPGSPGNESSGSEDSGVSSAVPIVATTAMTLSERFGKIAQWSADRERRDIENMRITKTGSNMKVMVEEDEFLYGTPPRRYSISPVPQGHYPDELLSAGQSRLAAWDDVRVRYQYYKDLGYLRDLSLDDYVKWEEWWYKYQDWLANERHYEHWLATHSGGGGGGGGGGRRRKKRIPASQRLGN; encoded by the exons ATGTCATCCCGTAGAAGGAGCCGGAGCAGGGAGAGAAAAGCCATCGCAACCAAGTTGCGGATGGATGCTAATGCTCCACCGACTAGGATTACAG accCGAGCCTACCAGCAGGAAGGAGACGAGAGATTGACAACATAATGAAAAAGGCACGAGCACAAAACTCCCCCACTTCAAGCGCCATTTGGGAAAAGAAGTTATTAGAAGTAGAAGCGAAGGATTCCAACAG ATGGCGCCATTCCGGCTACAAATCGATGTACCTAGACGGGGGCTCGACCTCTCGTTCGCGGTCCCGGTCGCGCTCCTTCTCGTCGACGCGTCGGGGCGGCGGAGGCGGGGGAGGATCGCCCTCGCCGCCGCCCCCTCATCGGAGGGGCGCGGGCCGCTCGCCTCGCGGTCGTTCTCCCCGCTCGCCGCCCCCGAGGGCGGCGCGTTCGCCGCGCAGCCCTCCGCCCAGAGGTCGGAGCCCCAGGTCGCCGCCCCCTGCCAGAAGGGCGGCCCTATCGCCGCCTAGTGGGTACCGGGGACGTCCTCGAACGCCGCCCTCGCCTAGAAGTAAACG ATGTGGGAGACGTTCGGCCTCGGCGAGCAGCATGAGCAGCTGCTCGGACGATTCTTGCAGCGTATGCTCCCCAAAACACCGACCGGGCGGTCGCTCCAG GTCTCGCAGTTACTCACCACCGCCGCGCCCGTCCGGTTCGAATAGCGGAGGACGTGGCAAACAGGGCGGTGCGCCCCCGAAACCGTCGTCGTCCAGGCCACGCCCGCCCAGTCCAGCGTCGCCGCCGCCGCCTCGACGCATGCCCCGTCCCATGACGCCGCCGGTGGCCAAGAGGATGCCGATGCCGCGCCCGGGGGGCGGTGGGGCGTCCGACGACCGCCCGACCGATCCGAGGACGAGGCCGCCGCCCCCGAGGCCCCAGGTGCCGGTCAAGAAGCAGACGGAGAAGGGCGGACAAGCGACGAAACCG ccgATGTTAGCGAGGATTAAAAAAGAGGGCGCGCCCCGGAAAAAGACGCGCCCCGGCTCACCCGGAAACGAGTCCTCCGGATCGGAGGACAGCGGAGTCTCGTCCGCCGTTCCCATAGTAGCCACCACCGCCATGACCTTATCCGAAAG GTTTGGGAAAATCGCTCAATGGTCGGCCGATAGGGAGCGCAGGGACATCGAGAACATGCGCATCACGAAAACCGGTAGCAACATGAAAGTGATGGTGGAGGAGGACGAGTTTCTTTATGGCACCCCGCCCAGAAGATACAG catTTCGCCGGTACCGCAAGGTCACTATCCGGACGAACTGTTATCAGCGGGACAATCGCGACTCGCCGCCTGGGACGACGTCAGAGTGCGCTACCAGTACTATAAAGATCTCG GTTATCTACGTGACCTGTCATTGGACGATTACGTGAAATGGGAGGAGTGGTGGTACAAGTATCAGGATTGGTTGGCGAACGAGAGACATTACGAGCATTGGCTGGCGACCCATAGTGGTGGGGGCGGAGGCGGCGGCGGGGGCGgcagaagaagaaaaaagagaaTCCCCGCCAGTCAGAGATTGGGCAACTGA